Proteins from a genomic interval of Streptococcus sp. D7B5:
- the hrcA gene encoding heat-inducible transcriptional repressor HrcA: MVTERQQDILNLIIDIFTKTHEPVGSKALQESINSSSATIRNDMAALEKQGLLEKAHTSSGRMPSVAGFQYYVKHSLDFDRLAENEVYEIVKAFDQEFFKLEDILQEAANLLTDLSGCTVVALDVEPSRQRLTAFDIVVLGQHTALAVFTLDESRTVTSQFLIPRNFLQEDLLKLKSIIQERFLSHTVLDIHYKIRTEIPQIIQRYFTTTDNVMDLFEHIFKEMFNENIVVSGKVNLLNFANLAAYQFFDQPQKVALEIREGLHEDQMQNVRVADSQESCLADLAVISSKFLIPYRGFGILAIIGPVNLDYQQLVNQVNVVNRVLTMKLTDFYRYLSSNHYEVN, from the coding sequence ATGGTTACAGAGCGTCAGCAGGATATTTTAAATCTGATTATTGACATCTTTACCAAAACGCACGAACCTGTCGGATCCAAGGCGCTACAAGAGTCTATTAATTCTAGTAGTGCTACCATTCGTAATGACATGGCAGCTCTAGAGAAGCAGGGTTTGCTTGAGAAGGCTCATACCTCAAGCGGTCGGATGCCAAGTGTTGCTGGTTTTCAGTACTATGTGAAACACTCACTGGATTTTGACCGACTGGCTGAAAATGAGGTATATGAGATTGTCAAAGCCTTTGATCAGGAATTCTTCAAATTGGAGGATATTCTGCAAGAGGCTGCTAATCTACTGACAGACCTGAGCGGCTGTACAGTAGTGGCGCTGGATGTTGAGCCGAGCAGGCAACGGTTGACAGCCTTTGATATCGTTGTTTTGGGACAACATACCGCCTTGGCAGTATTTACCCTAGACGAGTCCCGAACGGTTACCAGTCAATTTCTGATTCCAAGGAACTTCTTGCAGGAAGATTTGCTGAAACTGAAAAGCATCATTCAGGAACGTTTCCTCAGTCACACTGTTCTGGACATTCATTACAAGATTCGGACGGAGATTCCGCAGATTATCCAGCGTTACTTTACAACAACGGACAATGTCATGGATCTCTTTGAACACATTTTTAAAGAAATGTTCAACGAAAACATTGTGGTGTCGGGCAAAGTCAATCTCTTGAATTTTGCCAATCTAGCAGCCTATCAGTTCTTTGACCAACCGCAAAAAGTGGCTCTGGAGATTCGTGAGGGTCTGCATGAAGATCAAATGCAAAATGTCCGTGTTGCGGACAGTCAGGAATCCTGTCTAGCTGACTTGGCGGTGATTAGTAGCAAGTTCCTTATTCCTTATCGAGGTTTTGGAATTTTGGCGATTATCGGTCCAGTCAACCTGGATTACCAGCAATTGGTCAACCAAGTCAATGTGGTCAATCGTGTTTTGACGATGAAGTTGACAGATTTTTATCGCTACCTCAGCAGCAATCATTACGAAGTAAATTAA
- a CDS encoding HIT family protein: MSDCIFCKIIAGEIPASKVYEDEQVLAFLDISQVTPGHTLIVPKEHYRNLLEMDATSASQLFAQVPTVAQKVMKATKAVGMNIIANCEEIAGQTVFHTHVHLVPRYGAEDDLKIDFIAHEPDFDKLAQVAETIKNA; encoded by the coding sequence ATGTCAGATTGCATTTTTTGTAAGATCATCGCAGGGGAAATTCCTGCTTCAAAAGTATACGAAGATGAGCAGGTTCTTGCCTTTCTTGATATCTCTCAAGTAACGCCTGGGCACACCCTCATTGTACCCAAAGAGCACTATCGCAATCTTTTAGAGATGGACGCTACCAGCGCCAGCCAACTCTTTGCCCAAGTACCAACAGTGGCTCAAAAAGTCATGAAGGCTACCAAGGCTGTTGGCATGAATATCATTGCCAACTGCGAGGAAATCGCTGGTCAAACGGTCTTTCATACCCATGTACACCTCGTACCTCGCTACGGTGCAGAAGATGACCTCAAGATTGACTTTATCGCCCACGAACCTGACTTTGACAAACTTGCCCAAGTCGCTGAAACCATTAAAAACGCTTAA
- a CDS encoding ABC transporter ATP-binding protein: protein MLEIKNLTGGYVHVPVLKDVSFTVESGQLVGLIGLNGAGKSTTINEIIGLLTPYSGEIKINGLTLREDATNYRKQIGYIPETPSLYEELTLREHIETVAMAYGIEQKVAFERVESLLKMFRLDQKLDWFPVHFSKGMKQKVMIICAFVVDPSLFIVDEPFLGLDPLAISDLIQLLEVEKQKGKSILMSTHVLDSAEKMCDAFVILHKGEVRAQGNLQQLRDAFAMPEASLNDIYLALTKEEEL from the coding sequence ATGTTAGAAATTAAAAACCTGACAGGAGGCTATGTTCACGTCCCTGTCTTGAAAGATGTGTCCTTTACCGTTGAAAGTGGGCAGTTGGTCGGTTTGATTGGGCTCAACGGTGCTGGGAAATCAACGACAATCAATGAGATTATTGGTCTGTTGACACCTTACAGTGGGGAAATCAAGATTAACGGTCTCACCCTGCGAGAAGATGCGACCAACTATCGCAAGCAGATTGGCTATATCCCAGAAACGCCTAGTCTGTATGAGGAATTGACCCTCAGAGAGCATATCGAGACGGTTGCCATGGCCTATGGTATTGAGCAAAAAGTGGCTTTTGAGCGAGTAGAATCTTTGTTAAAAATGTTTCGTTTGGATCAAAAATTAGACTGGTTCCCAGTGCATTTTTCCAAAGGGATGAAGCAGAAGGTCATGATTATCTGTGCCTTTGTCGTAGATCCGAGTCTTTTCATCGTTGATGAGCCTTTCCTTGGGCTCGATCCTTTGGCCATTTCTGACTTGATCCAGCTTTTGGAAGTGGAAAAGCAAAAAGGCAAGTCCATTCTCATGAGTACCCACGTGCTAGACTCAGCGGAAAAGATGTGTGATGCCTTTGTCATTCTCCACAAGGGGGAGGTGCGGGCTCAGGGGAACCTCCAGCAACTGCGGGATGCTTTTGCCATGCCTGAAGCGAGTTTGAATGATATTTACTTGGCTCTGACCAAAGAGGAGGAGCTATGA
- the dnaJ gene encoding molecular chaperone DnaJ, whose product MNNTEFYDRLGVSKNASADEIKKAYRKLSKKYHPDINKEPGAEEKYKEVQEAYETLSDDQKRAAYDQYGAAGANGGFGGAGGFGGAGGFGGFDGAGGFGGFEDIFSSFFGGGGASRNPNAPRQGDDLQYRVNLTFEEAIFGTEKEVKYNREASCRTCNGSGAKPGTSPVTCGRCHGAGVINVDTQTPLGMMRRQVTCDVCHGRGKEIKDPCTTCHGTGHEKQAHSVHVKIPAGVETGQQIRLAGQGEAGFNGGPYGDLYVVVSVEASDKFEREGTTIFYKLNLNIVQATLGDTVEIPTVHGDVELVIPEGTQTGKKFRLRGKGAPSLRGGAVGDQYVTVNVVTPTGLNDRQKAALKEFAAAGDLKVNPKKKGFFDHIKDAFEGE is encoded by the coding sequence ATGAACAATACTGAATTTTATGATCGTCTGGGGGTGTCGAAAAACGCTTCGGCAGACGAGATCAAAAAGGCTTATCGTAAGCTTTCGAAAAAATATCACCCAGATATCAACAAGGAGCCTGGCGCTGAGGAAAAATACAAGGAAGTTCAAGAAGCCTATGAGACTTTGAGTGACGACCAAAAACGTGCAGCCTACGACCAGTATGGTGCTGCGGGTGCCAACGGTGGCTTTGGTGGTGCTGGTGGCTTTGGTGGTGCTGGTGGTTTTGGTGGCTTTGACGGAGCAGGTGGCTTCGGTGGTTTTGAAGATATCTTCTCAAGTTTTTTCGGAGGAGGAGGAGCTTCACGCAATCCAAACGCTCCTCGTCAAGGGGATGACCTCCAGTATCGTGTGAACTTAACCTTTGAAGAAGCTATCTTCGGAACGGAAAAAGAAGTTAAATACAATCGTGAAGCCAGCTGTCGTACATGTAATGGCTCTGGTGCTAAGCCAGGGACAAGTCCAGTCACTTGTGGACGCTGTCATGGTGCTGGTGTCATTAACGTCGATACGCAGACTCCTCTTGGTATGATGCGTCGCCAAGTAACCTGTGATGTCTGTCATGGTCGCGGAAAAGAAATCAAAGATCCATGTACAACTTGTCACGGAACAGGGCATGAAAAACAAGCTCATAGCGTACATGTAAAAATCCCTGCTGGTGTGGAAACAGGCCAACAAATCCGCCTCGCTGGTCAAGGTGAAGCAGGCTTTAACGGTGGACCTTACGGGGACTTGTACGTGGTGGTTTCTGTTGAAGCCAGTGATAAATTTGAACGTGAAGGAACAACTATTTTCTACAAGTTAAATCTTAATATCGTCCAAGCTACTCTTGGAGATACTGTGGAAATTCCAACTGTTCATGGAGATGTTGAATTGGTTATCCCAGAAGGAACTCAGACTGGCAAGAAATTCCGCCTACGTGGCAAGGGAGCACCGAGCCTTCGTGGTGGTGCTGTTGGTGACCAATACGTTACAGTCAATGTCGTGACTCCGACAGGTTTGAACGACCGCCAAAAAGCAGCGCTTAAAGAGTTCGCAGCTGCAGGTGACTTGAAAGTCAATCCGAAGAAAAAAGGCTTCTTTGACCATATAAAAGATGCCTTTGAAGGAGAATAA
- a CDS encoding ABC transporter permease, with the protein MKDLFLKRKQAFRKECLGYLRYVLNDHFVLFLLVLIGFLAYQYSQLLQDFPENHWPILLFLGIVSALLLAWGGIATYMEGPDKLFLLVSEEEVKLYLKGQTSRSLVFWTIVQTLFLLLFAPLFLAMGYGLPVFLAYVLLLGAGKYFLFRQKASKFYTETGLAWDYVITQESKRKQVLLRFFALFTQVKGVSNSVKRRAYLDFLLKTVQKVPGKIWQNLYLRSYLRNGDLFALSLRLLLLSLLAVIFIEQSWIATAVVVLFNYLMLFQLLALYRAFDYQYLTQLFPLEKGEKEKGLQEVIRGLTGFVLMVQLIVGLITLQEKLALLALLGAGLVLQVLYLPYQVKRQMQD; encoded by the coding sequence ATGAAAGACTTGTTTTTAAAGAGAAAGCAGGCTTTTCGTAAGGAGTGTCTTGGTTATCTGCGTTATGTTCTAAATGACCATTTTGTCTTGTTCCTGCTAGTTCTCATCGGTTTTCTAGCTTACCAGTACAGTCAACTCCTGCAAGATTTTCCTGAAAATCATTGGCCTATCCTCTTGTTTTTGGGGATTGTCTCTGCCTTGCTTTTAGCTTGGGGAGGAATCGCGACCTACATGGAAGGACCGGATAAACTCTTTCTCTTAGTCAGTGAAGAGGAGGTCAAGTTGTACCTCAAAGGGCAGACGTCGCGTTCATTGGTTTTCTGGACAATTGTTCAAACCCTCTTTTTACTCTTGTTTGCACCCTTGTTTTTAGCCATGGGCTATGGCTTGCCAGTCTTTCTTGCCTATGTGCTTTTATTAGGAGCTGGGAAATACTTCCTCTTTCGCCAAAAAGCCAGTAAATTTTATACTGAGACTGGGCTTGCCTGGGACTACGTTATCACCCAAGAAAGCAAGCGCAAGCAAGTCTTGCTTCGTTTCTTTGCTCTCTTTACTCAGGTCAAGGGCGTTTCAAATAGTGTCAAGCGTCGCGCTTATCTGGATTTCCTCCTAAAGACTGTTCAAAAGGTGCCTGGGAAGATCTGGCAAAATCTCTATCTTCGTTCGTATCTGCGAAATGGAGACCTCTTTGCTCTCAGTCTTCGCCTCTTGCTCCTATCCTTGTTAGCTGTGATTTTTATCGAGCAGTCTTGGATTGCGACGGCAGTGGTTGTTCTATTTAATTACCTCATGCTCTTCCAGTTGTTGGCTCTCTATCGTGCTTTTGACTACCAGTATTTGACCCAGCTCTTTCCTTTAGAAAAGGGTGAAAAAGAGAAGGGACTACAGGAAGTTATCCGAGGATTGACAGGTTTTGTTTTAATGGTTCAACTGATAGTTGGTTTGATTACCCTCCAAGAAAAACTAGCCCTTCTAGCCCTGCTTGGAGCTGGACTGGTTTTACAAGTCTTGTATTTGCCTTATCAGGTAAAACGTCAGATGCAGGATTAA
- the dnaK gene encoding molecular chaperone DnaK codes for MSKIIGIDLGTTNSAVAVLEGTESKIIANPEGNRTTPSVVSFKNGEIIVGDAAKRQAVTNPDTVISIKSKMGTSEKVSANGKEYTPQEISAMILQYLKGYAEEYLGEKVTKAVITVPAYFNDAQRQATKDAGKIAGLEVERIVNEPTAAALAYGLDKTDKEEKILVFDLGGGTFDVSILELGDGVFDVLSTAGDNKLGGDDFDQKIIDHLVAEFKKENGIDLSTDKMAMQRLKDAAEKAKKDLSGVTSTQISLPFITAGEAGPLHLEMTLTRAKFDDLTRDLVERTKVPVRQALSDAGLSLSEIDEVILVGGSTRIPAVVEAVKAETGKEPNKSVNPDEVVAMGAAIQGGVITGDVKDVVLLDVTPLSLGIETMGGVFTKLIDRNTTIPTSKSQVFSTAADNQPAVDIHVLQGERPMAADNKTLGRFQLTDIPAAPRGIPQIEVTFDIDKNGIVSVKAKDLGTQKEQTIVIQSNSGLTDEEIDRMMKDAEANAEADKKRKEEVDLRNEVDQAIFATEKTIKETEGKGFDAERDAAQAALDELKKAQEDNNLDEMKAKLEALNEKAQGLAVKLYEQAAAAQQAQAGAEGAQATGNAGDDVVDGEFTEK; via the coding sequence ATGTCTAAAATTATCGGTATTGACTTAGGTACAACAAACTCAGCAGTTGCAGTTCTTGAAGGAACTGAAAGCAAAATCATCGCAAACCCAGAAGGTAACCGTACAACTCCATCTGTAGTATCATTCAAAAACGGAGAAATCATCGTTGGTGATGCTGCAAAACGTCAAGCAGTAACAAACCCAGATACTGTTATCTCTATCAAATCTAAGATGGGAACTTCTGAAAAAGTTTCTGCAAATGGAAAAGAATACACTCCACAAGAAATCTCAGCTATGATTCTTCAATACTTGAAAGGTTACGCTGAAGAGTACCTTGGTGAAAAAGTAACCAAAGCAGTTATCACAGTTCCAGCTTACTTCAACGATGCTCAACGTCAAGCAACTAAAGACGCTGGTAAAATCGCTGGTCTTGAAGTAGAACGTATCGTCAACGAACCAACTGCAGCAGCTCTTGCTTACGGTTTGGACAAGACTGACAAAGAAGAAAAAATCTTGGTATTCGACCTTGGTGGTGGTACATTTGACGTATCTATCCTTGAATTGGGTGACGGTGTCTTCGATGTATTGTCAACTGCAGGGGACAACAAACTCGGTGGTGACGACTTTGACCAAAAAATTATCGATCACTTAGTAGCAGAATTCAAGAAAGAAAACGGTATTGACTTGTCTACTGACAAGATGGCAATGCAACGTTTGAAAGATGCGGCTGAAAAAGCTAAGAAAGACCTTTCTGGTGTAACTTCAACACAAATCAGCTTGCCATTCATCACTGCAGGTGAGGCTGGACCTCTTCACTTGGAAATGACTTTGACTCGTGCGAAATTTGATGATTTGACTCGTGACCTTGTAGAACGTACAAAAGTTCCAGTTCGTCAAGCCCTTTCAGATGCAGGTTTGAGCTTGTCAGAAATCGACGAAGTCATCCTCGTTGGTGGTTCAACTCGTATCCCAGCCGTTGTAGAAGCTGTGAAAGCTGAAACTGGTAAAGAACCAAACAAATCAGTGAACCCTGACGAAGTGGTTGCTATGGGTGCGGCCATCCAAGGTGGTGTGATTACTGGTGATGTGAAAGACGTTGTCCTTCTTGATGTAACGCCATTGTCACTTGGTATCGAAACAATGGGTGGCGTCTTCACAAAACTTATCGATCGCAACACTACGATTCCAACATCTAAATCACAAGTCTTCTCAACTGCAGCAGACAACCAACCAGCCGTTGATATCCACGTTCTTCAAGGTGAACGCCCAATGGCAGCAGATAACAAGACTCTTGGACGCTTCCAATTGACAGATATTCCAGCTGCACCTCGTGGTATTCCACAAATCGAAGTAACATTTGACATCGATAAGAACGGTATCGTATCTGTTAAGGCCAAAGATCTTGGAACTCAAAAAGAACAAACCATTGTTATCCAATCTAACTCAGGTTTGACAGACGAAGAAATCGACCGCATGATGAAGGATGCTGAAGCGAATGCTGAAGCAGATAAAAAACGTAAAGAAGAAGTAGACCTTCGTAACGAAGTAGACCAAGCTATCTTTGCGACTGAAAAGACAATCAAAGAAACTGAAGGCAAAGGCTTCGATGCAGAACGTGATGCTGCACAAGCTGCCCTTGATGAGCTTAAGAAAGCCCAAGAAGACAACAACTTGGACGAAATGAAAGCAAAACTTGAAGCTTTGAACGAAAAAGCTCAAGGACTTGCTGTTAAACTTTACGAACAAGCCGCAGCAGCACAACAAGCTCAAGCAGGAGCAGAAGGCGCACAAGCAACAGGAAACGCAGGCGATGACGTCGTAGACGGAGAGTTTACGGAAAAATAA
- the grpE gene encoding nucleotide exchange factor GrpE: MAQDKKNEEMKEEEVVETTEETTPEKSELDLANERADEFENKYLRAHAEMQNIQRRANEERQNLQRYRSQDLAKAILPSLDNLERALAVEGLTDDVKKGLEMVQESLIHALKEEGIEEIAADGEFDHNYHMAIQTLPADDEHPADTIAQVFQKGYKLHDRILRPAMVVVYN; the protein is encoded by the coding sequence ATGGCCCAAGATAAAAAAAACGAAGAAATGAAAGAAGAGGAAGTTGTGGAAACAACTGAAGAAACAACTCCTGAGAAGTCTGAGTTGGACTTGGCAAATGAACGTGCGGATGAGTTCGAAAACAAATACCTTCGCGCTCATGCAGAAATGCAAAATATCCAACGCCGTGCCAACGAAGAGCGTCAAAACTTGCAACGTTATCGTAGCCAAGACCTGGCAAAAGCAATCTTACCATCGCTCGACAACTTAGAACGTGCACTAGCCGTTGAAGGTTTGACAGACGATGTCAAAAAAGGATTGGAGATGGTGCAAGAGAGCTTAATTCACGCTTTGAAAGAAGAAGGAATCGAAGAAATCGCAGCTGACGGTGAATTTGACCATAACTACCATATGGCCATCCAAACTCTCCCAGCAGACGATGAACACCCAGCAGATACCATCGCCCAAGTCTTCCAAAAAGGCTACAAACTCCATGACCGCATCCTACGCCCAGCCATGGTAGTAGTTTATAACTAG